The following coding sequences are from one Coleofasciculus sp. FACHB-1120 window:
- a CDS encoding isomerizing glutamine--fructose-6-phosphate transaminase has protein sequence MNSPEEKIFSHFMLKEIHEQSEVVRTCLEAFSEIRFNDQQPRLGFTQQPLNLGLSSNFYDGIDQIKILACGSSLHASLVGKYLLEQVAKVPTSVHYASEFRDAPSPATPNTLIVGVTQSGETADTLAALEIEKQHCSGETRFLGITNQAGSSLEKLVDRTIHTLAGSEVAIAATKTFVAQLIAFYCWALDVAYCRQTLSSDRLHQILTQLHRIPDQIDLILQSQKHVIEPLAKDFTHTQNCIILGRGINFPITLEAALKLKETSYMHATGYHAGEFLHGPIAMLDSSVTVVAIAMPGVVYEKILANAQKAKARGVQLIGVTSTNNSEITGLFDRMLTVPEVDELLSPILTVIPLQLLAYYTAVHRGLDVDRPRNLTKTLTVD, from the coding sequence GTGAATTCTCCTGAAGAAAAGATATTTTCCCACTTCATGCTCAAGGAAATCCATGAGCAATCAGAAGTTGTCCGAACTTGTTTAGAGGCTTTCTCAGAAATTCGTTTCAACGATCAACAGCCACGGCTTGGATTCACTCAACAACCTCTAAACTTAGGTTTATCATCCAACTTTTACGATGGTATAGACCAGATTAAAATTCTTGCTTGTGGCAGTAGTCTTCATGCCAGCTTGGTAGGTAAATATCTATTAGAGCAAGTGGCTAAAGTGCCAACAAGCGTACACTATGCCTCAGAATTTCGGGATGCACCATCGCCTGCAACTCCGAATACTCTCATTGTTGGCGTTACCCAATCTGGAGAAACCGCAGATACTCTCGCTGCCTTAGAAATAGAAAAACAGCATTGTTCTGGTGAAACTCGATTTTTAGGAATTACCAATCAGGCGGGAAGTTCCTTAGAAAAGCTGGTAGATCGTACAATTCATACTTTGGCAGGAAGTGAAGTAGCGATCGCTGCCACCAAAACCTTTGTCGCTCAGTTGATAGCGTTTTACTGTTGGGCGCTTGATGTAGCATACTGCCGTCAAACTCTATCGAGCGATCGCCTGCATCAAATCCTCACGCAATTGCACCGAATCCCCGATCAAATTGATTTAATTTTACAAAGCCAAAAGCACGTCATCGAGCCGCTAGCCAAAGATTTTACCCATACCCAAAACTGCATTATTTTAGGGCGCGGGATTAATTTTCCCATTACTCTGGAAGCAGCACTGAAACTCAAAGAAACCAGCTATATGCACGCAACAGGTTATCACGCTGGAGAGTTTTTGCATGGCCCAATTGCGATGCTAGATTCTTCTGTAACTGTAGTAGCGATCGCAATGCCCGGAGTTGTTTATGAAAAAATCCTTGCTAATGCCCAAAAAGCAAAAGCAAGGGGGGTTCAGCTCATTGGGGTGACATCCACAAACAATTCAGAAATTACTGGCTTATTTGATCGGATGTTGACTGTCCCGGAGGTGGACGAATTACTTTCTCCCATCCTGACAGTTATTCCGCTGCAACTCTTAGCCTATTACACGGCTGTTCACCGGGGATTAGATGTCGATCGCCCCAGAAATTTGACGAAGACTTTGACTGTGGATTAA
- a CDS encoding aminotransferase class I/II-fold pyridoxal phosphate-dependent enzyme gives MNNIPPLDLSRQYKIISEEVNAAVLGILASGRYIGGPLVAGFEQQFAAYVGVSECVGCNSGTDALYLALRALQIGPGDEVITTPFTFIATAEVISVVGATPVFVDIDAHTLNFDINQLQKAITPKTRAIMPVHLFGQPVDMTAVLEVAQAHNLAVIEDCAQATGAEWAGSRVGSIGHIGCFSFFPTKNLGACGDGGALTTNDPAIASTVRMLREHGMRDRYHHEATGINSRLDALQAAILEIKLRYLDTWNDLRRSVAQHYHRLLEPVPGVVKPQETPGGRCVWNQYTIRLTQSRNGSYRDEVRNQLQQQGVSSMVYYPLPLHLQPVYKNLGYKSGDFPVVEQVCHEVLSLPMFPELSLEEQEQVVYSLKDCLG, from the coding sequence GTGAATAATATTCCCCCCCTAGACCTGTCGCGGCAGTACAAAATTATCAGTGAAGAAGTAAATGCAGCCGTTCTAGGCATCTTGGCTTCTGGTCGTTATATTGGTGGCCCTTTGGTTGCAGGCTTTGAGCAACAGTTTGCAGCTTACGTGGGCGTTTCAGAGTGTGTGGGGTGTAATTCTGGTACAGATGCCCTGTATCTAGCTCTCAGGGCTTTACAGATTGGGCCAGGGGATGAGGTAATTACGACGCCTTTCACCTTTATTGCCACTGCTGAGGTAATTAGCGTGGTGGGGGCGACGCCGGTTTTTGTCGATATTGATGCTCATACGTTGAATTTCGATATCAACCAGCTGCAAAAGGCGATTACCCCTAAAACTCGCGCCATTATGCCGGTTCACCTGTTTGGGCAGCCGGTGGATATGACGGCAGTGCTGGAGGTAGCACAGGCTCATAATCTAGCGGTGATTGAAGACTGTGCCCAAGCCACAGGCGCTGAGTGGGCAGGATCTAGAGTCGGCAGCATCGGGCATATTGGCTGCTTTAGTTTCTTTCCTACTAAGAATCTGGGTGCCTGTGGGGATGGCGGTGCCCTGACGACGAACGATCCGGCGATCGCGTCTACTGTGCGAATGCTGCGGGAGCATGGAATGCGCGATCGCTACCATCATGAAGCAACTGGCATTAATAGCCGCTTGGATGCTCTACAAGCCGCCATTCTGGAAATCAAACTGCGTTATCTGGATACGTGGAATGACCTGCGTCGCTCGGTTGCACAGCATTACCACCGACTGTTAGAGCCGGTGCCTGGGGTGGTGAAGCCGCAAGAAACGCCAGGAGGTCGCTGTGTCTGGAATCAATACACGATTCGCCTCACCCAATCCAGGAACGGCAGCTATCGGGATGAGGTTCGCAATCAGCTACAGCAGCAAGGCGTTAGTTCGATGGTTTACTATCCCCTGCCTTTACACCTACAGCCGGTTTACAAGAATTTAGGCTACAAATCTGGGGACTTCCCTGTGGTGGAGCAAGTCTGTCACGAGGTTTTGTCCTTGCCCATGTTCCCAGAACTTTCTCTAGAGGAACAGGAGCAAGTGGTTTATAGCTTGAAAGACTGCTTGGGATAA
- a CDS encoding DUF561 domain-containing protein, which yields MTMNTTLQRVFDQGRALKIITGLNNFDPERVAATVKAADLGGATFVDIAAEPNLVRLARQLTNLPICVSAVEPELFAIAVEAGADLIEIGNFDSFYAQGRRFEAEEVLALTQATRSLLPNITLSVTVPHILELDRQVQLAETLVKAGADIIQTEGGTSSTPTHAGTLGLIEKAAPTLAAAYEISRAVSVPVLCASGISSVTAPMAIAAGAAGVGVGSAINQLNSEVAMVAAVRSLVEALSTVSREVFMRNP from the coding sequence ATGACCATGAATACTACACTACAGCGAGTCTTTGACCAAGGTCGTGCTTTAAAAATTATTACCGGATTGAATAACTTCGATCCGGAGCGAGTCGCCGCCACCGTTAAGGCAGCCGACCTAGGCGGTGCTACTTTCGTCGATATTGCCGCAGAACCCAATTTGGTGCGGTTGGCTCGTCAGTTGACAAATCTGCCAATTTGCGTGTCGGCAGTAGAGCCAGAACTGTTTGCGATCGCAGTGGAAGCTGGAGCGGATTTGATTGAAATCGGCAACTTTGATAGTTTTTACGCGCAGGGACGGCGGTTTGAAGCAGAGGAAGTATTAGCGCTGACCCAGGCGACGCGATCGCTGCTGCCAAATATTACCTTGTCTGTCACTGTGCCCCATATTCTGGAGCTAGATCGGCAAGTTCAACTCGCAGAAACGTTAGTAAAAGCTGGTGCCGATATTATCCAAACCGAAGGTGGCACTTCCTCAACCCCAACTCACGCCGGTACGCTGGGACTGATTGAAAAAGCGGCTCCTACCTTAGCAGCAGCTTACGAAATTTCCCGCGCTGTTTCCGTCCCAGTCCTTTGTGCTTCCGGGATTTCCAGCGTTACCGCACCGATGGCGATCGCTGCGGGTGCTGCGGGTGTCGGTGTCGGTTCCGCCATCAATCAACTCAACAGTGAAGTCGCGATGGTGGCAGCTGTTCGTAGCTTGGTGGAAGCGCTATCCACTGTCAGCCGCGAAGTATTCATGCGTAATCCCTAA
- the fetB gene encoding iron export ABC transporter permease subunit FetB produces the protein MDSLIALNFTDLILALGMMAVAIGLSRIQQLGLEGQLAIATGRTIIQLLGVGYVLAFVFAWKNPWAVLALLMVMLSIAAIVARNRIGKKIPQVLPVVWGSILVSSALTLSYTTLLILQPPIWYEPQYLIPLAGIVLGNAMNGAAIAGERLSSTVNASRTEIETHLSLGATPQQAVAQYRKDSIRAGLIPTLNQMMVVGVVTLPGIITGQLLSGVDPLNAASYQILIMFMLAFTNLVTTLLVTQGLCRQFFTTEAQLKNS, from the coding sequence GTGGATTCTTTAATCGCACTGAACTTTACAGACCTTATCTTGGCGTTGGGGATGATGGCAGTTGCCATTGGTTTATCCAGGATTCAACAACTTGGATTAGAAGGGCAATTGGCGATCGCGACTGGTCGCACTATTATCCAGCTGTTGGGCGTTGGATATGTATTAGCCTTCGTCTTTGCCTGGAAAAATCCTTGGGCAGTTTTGGCACTGTTGATGGTGATGCTGAGCATTGCTGCAATTGTTGCTCGCAATCGCATCGGCAAGAAAATTCCCCAAGTATTGCCCGTGGTGTGGGGGTCGATTTTGGTTAGTAGCGCCCTGACATTGAGTTACACCACGTTGTTGATCCTTCAGCCGCCAATTTGGTATGAACCCCAATACCTGATTCCTTTAGCGGGAATTGTACTAGGAAATGCGATGAATGGAGCAGCGATCGCAGGTGAACGCTTGAGCAGCACCGTCAACGCTAGCCGCACCGAAATTGAAACCCATCTGAGCTTAGGTGCAACGCCACAACAGGCGGTTGCACAGTACCGCAAAGATTCCATCCGCGCCGGTTTGATTCCCACTCTCAACCAAATGATGGTTGTTGGAGTTGTGACATTACCAGGAATTATTACAGGTCAGCTATTGAGTGGTGTTGACCCGCTGAATGCTGCCTCCTACCAAATCTTAATTATGTTTATGCTCGCTTTTACCAACTTAGTGACAACTTTGTTAGTCACCCAAGGGCTTTGCCGCCAGTTTTTTACAACCGAAGCCCAACTCAAGAATTCCTAA
- a CDS encoding serine/threonine-protein kinase: MNFPPTNLSTFHSDVLQQTELGQLCGSERLFRDRYEILRMLGRGGFGITFLARDANLPGDPLCVIKQLCPKFTDPIGLQIARKRFEQEARILSKLGSHSQIPMLLDYFVNEGEFYLVQEYIRGYTLARLVRRGGSLSEENVKYFLRQILPLLQYIHGNNVIHRDIKPQNIIRCQDDGRLVLIDFGAVKEEMVPLSDTGGQKHTTQFIGTVGFAPPEQFSLRPVYASDIYSLGVTCLYLLSGKAPLEFDSDRSTGEIQWQDAVSVSKDFAKILNRMLKISLRERYQSAAAIMQAFGWESPQDNLAQFMTTQRPSEKGLDKKKPEANSPNYIPPTTRTAIALRDWKARWQAKQQDHKKRPRHTIVSSSGNSGL; this comes from the coding sequence ATGAATTTCCCACCCACAAATCTGTCAACTTTTCACTCAGATGTTTTACAGCAAACTGAACTAGGGCAGCTGTGTGGTAGCGAGCGATTGTTTCGCGATCGCTATGAGATCCTGCGAATGTTGGGTAGAGGTGGCTTTGGGATTACCTTTTTAGCCAGAGATGCCAACTTGCCAGGCGATCCTTTGTGCGTGATTAAGCAGCTGTGCCCAAAGTTTACCGATCCGATTGGACTGCAAATAGCCCGGAAACGCTTCGAGCAAGAAGCAAGAATCCTCAGTAAGTTGGGTAGTCATTCTCAAATTCCCATGCTGCTGGATTACTTTGTAAATGAGGGAGAATTTTATTTAGTTCAGGAATATATTCGAGGGTACACCCTCGCACGCCTGGTGCGGCGCGGAGGTTCCTTATCGGAAGAGAATGTTAAATATTTTCTCCGTCAAATTCTGCCATTGTTGCAGTACATCCACGGCAATAATGTGATTCACCGCGATATTAAGCCCCAGAACATCATCCGTTGCCAGGACGATGGAAGGCTGGTATTGATTGACTTTGGTGCTGTCAAAGAGGAGATGGTTCCTTTAAGCGATACGGGAGGTCAGAAGCACACTACCCAGTTTATCGGCACGGTTGGATTTGCACCGCCGGAACAATTTTCACTACGTCCTGTGTATGCCAGCGATATTTATTCGTTAGGCGTGACGTGTCTTTACTTGTTGAGTGGGAAAGCACCGTTAGAATTTGATAGCGATCGCTCTACGGGTGAGATTCAGTGGCAAGATGCGGTATCCGTCAGTAAAGACTTTGCCAAAATTCTCAATAGAATGCTGAAAATCTCTTTACGCGAACGTTACCAATCTGCGGCAGCGATTATGCAGGCCTTTGGCTGGGAATCGCCTCAAGACAATTTAGCCCAGTTTATGACGACTCAGCGTCCTTCAGAGAAAGGTTTAGATAAGAAGAAACCAGAAGCAAATTCACCAAATTATATTCCTCCTACCACCAGAACAGCGATCGCCCTTCGAGATTGGAAAGCTAGGTGGCAAGCAAAGCAACAAGATCATAAAAAAAGACCCCGTCATACCATCGTCAGCAGTTCTGGTAACTCAGGACTTTAG
- a CDS encoding MBL fold metallo-hydrolase: protein METSPSSEFLLQFWGVRGSIPSPGKDTVRYGGNTSCIEMQIGGKRLIFDGGTGLRLLSKDLVNQQQSVEAYMFFTHYHWDHIQGVPFFKPAFMEGNCFHIYGAVPPDADSMKQHFCDRVMHSNSPVPLQGMEADLKFYELICGDTFQVDDITIETGPLNHPNGAMGYRVTWQGHTVFYCTDTEHLPDRPDENVLHLAREADVLIYDAMYTDEEYNNPKSPKVGWGHSTWQEGVKVAQAANVKRLAIFHHEPNHSDDFLDQIETEVQEVSPGSFLAREGMIVQVN from the coding sequence ATGGAAACCAGCCCTTCTTCCGAGTTTTTGCTTCAGTTTTGGGGTGTGCGAGGCAGTATCCCCTCCCCTGGAAAAGATACCGTTCGCTACGGTGGTAATACCTCTTGTATAGAGATGCAAATCGGCGGGAAACGCCTGATCTTTGATGGCGGCACTGGATTGCGCCTGCTATCTAAAGATTTGGTAAACCAGCAGCAGTCAGTAGAAGCTTATATGTTTTTTACTCACTACCACTGGGATCATATTCAAGGAGTGCCATTTTTTAAGCCAGCGTTTATGGAGGGTAATTGCTTCCACATTTATGGGGCAGTGCCGCCAGATGCAGACTCCATGAAACAGCATTTCTGCGATCGCGTAATGCACTCAAATTCTCCAGTGCCACTGCAAGGCATGGAAGCTGACTTGAAGTTTTACGAGCTAATTTGTGGCGATACCTTTCAGGTGGATGATATCACCATTGAAACCGGCCCTCTAAACCATCCCAACGGCGCGATGGGATATCGGGTAACATGGCAAGGACACACAGTGTTCTACTGTACGGATACGGAACATTTGCCGGATCGCCCAGATGAAAATGTGCTGCACTTAGCCCGTGAAGCCGATGTCCTGATTTACGATGCCATGTACACCGACGAGGAGTATAACAACCCCAAATCTCCCAAAGTCGGCTGGGGACACTCGACTTGGCAGGAAGGGGTGAAAGTGGCGCAGGCAGCAAATGTCAAGCGGTTGGCAATTTTTCACCACGAACCGAACCACAGCGATGACTTTCTCGATCAAATTGAGACAGAAGTTCAAGAAGTCTCGCCGGGTTCCTTCCTCGCCCGTGAAGGGATGATTGTGCAGGTCAATTAA
- a CDS encoding phosphodiester glycosidase family protein, with the protein MSKRRKISWKRSLNAIAISLLLLSLVLYGVFYGISCLSRPPRTDVQQPLFQGIVYRRIPRSTPRPLTIHVVTIDLKAPGIGVLVTPGKPTQGKETVAQTTSDFLREFNLQLAINGSFFYPFQEQWLLYYPHSDDPVSVLGQAISNGMTYSAFERGWPVLCFSQDNRAQISKASCPADTAQALAGGEIIIERGNLVAMKDNRDQKKLFPRTVVATDERGEKLWLILVDGRQRFYSEGVSIIELQNIIAELGVYRALNLDGGGSTTLVVESRQGKRRDALDVSLNSPIHTRIPMRQRPVANHLGFYARPNKN; encoded by the coding sequence ATGAGCAAACGACGCAAAATTTCTTGGAAGCGATCGCTAAATGCCATTGCCATTAGTCTGTTGCTGTTGTCCCTGGTACTCTATGGGGTCTTTTATGGTATTTCGTGTCTAAGTCGTCCACCCCGCACCGACGTTCAGCAACCGCTATTTCAAGGTATCGTTTATCGGCGCATTCCCCGCTCAACACCGCGCCCCCTGACGATCCACGTTGTCACTATCGACCTAAAAGCGCCAGGAATTGGGGTGTTAGTGACGCCTGGTAAGCCTACTCAAGGAAAAGAAACCGTAGCCCAAACAACCAGTGATTTTTTGCGGGAATTTAACTTGCAGTTGGCAATCAATGGCAGCTTTTTTTACCCATTCCAAGAGCAATGGCTGTTATATTATCCCCACAGTGACGACCCCGTAAGCGTTTTAGGACAAGCAATTTCCAACGGCATGACTTACTCTGCCTTTGAGCGAGGCTGGCCTGTTTTGTGTTTTTCTCAGGATAATCGTGCCCAAATTAGCAAGGCGAGTTGTCCTGCGGATACGGCTCAAGCTTTGGCAGGTGGCGAAATAATCATCGAACGCGGCAACTTAGTGGCGATGAAAGATAACCGCGATCAAAAAAAGTTATTTCCGCGCACAGTGGTTGCGACTGATGAACGCGGCGAGAAATTGTGGCTAATTCTGGTTGATGGTCGCCAGCGTTTTTACAGTGAGGGCGTCAGTATAATTGAGTTGCAAAATATTATTGCCGAGTTGGGTGTTTATCGGGCGCTGAACTTGGATGGCGGCGGTTCGACAACGCTGGTGGTAGAGAGTCGTCAGGGAAAGCGTCGCGATGCGTTAGACGTATCGCTCAACTCACCGATTCATACTCGCATTCCCATGCGACAGCGCCCAGTGGCGAACCATCTGGGCTTTTATGCGCGACCGAATAAAAATTAA
- a CDS encoding SH3 domain-containing protein: protein MKPYQILIICAIAIGAIAGSTLATISYRNSQAPQPRTEVPSPPATTETLEPTIPPRENPTTPPPVAVSPLPDTPPTSKPTGTQPIPPDKSSFFQFHVRLLDAIRRRDANFIRTLVTSETEWNYGGTLNLDSYKIDDKNSKFWAYMDKAISLGCATDNQAKVANKEPGSDVWVCPDVAKALESIRPDKPNVGQLAILGQNVNVRAEPKAGSKIVGVVSYDFVAFDGNTFNSLPEQMQKEVKEKVIDGWTPVKLGNGKKGWVLNRYAYDSETDYRVSFVRTRGQWRLRYFLPGNGN from the coding sequence ATGAAACCTTATCAAATTTTAATAATATGCGCGATCGCCATAGGAGCGATCGCAGGTTCCACTTTAGCAACGATTAGCTACCGCAACAGCCAAGCACCACAACCCAGGACTGAAGTTCCATCCCCTCCAGCGACAACGGAGACACTAGAACCGACAATACCTCCAAGGGAAAATCCAACAACACCCCCACCTGTGGCAGTATCACCTCTACCGGATACGCCGCCGACTTCAAAACCAACGGGGACTCAACCGATTCCGCCAGACAAAAGTTCGTTTTTTCAGTTTCATGTGCGTCTTTTAGATGCCATTCGCAGGCGGGATGCTAATTTTATTCGCACGCTTGTCACCTCAGAAACTGAATGGAACTATGGGGGGACGCTGAATTTAGACAGCTACAAGATTGATGACAAAAATTCTAAATTTTGGGCATACATGGATAAGGCTATTAGTTTAGGTTGTGCTACCGATAATCAGGCAAAGGTAGCGAACAAAGAACCGGGATCTGATGTTTGGGTGTGTCCAGATGTCGCAAAAGCGCTAGAGTCGATTCGTCCAGATAAACCGAATGTTGGACAACTGGCAATTTTAGGACAAAACGTCAACGTCCGTGCAGAACCTAAGGCAGGTAGCAAAATTGTGGGGGTGGTGTCTTACGATTTTGTAGCGTTTGATGGGAATACCTTTAACAGCCTACCCGAGCAGATGCAGAAAGAGGTGAAGGAAAAGGTTATCGATGGTTGGACGCCAGTGAAACTCGGGAATGGTAAAAAAGGTTGGGTTCTCAACCGCTATGCGTACGATTCAGAAACCGATTACCGCGTCAGTTTTGTGCGGACTCGCGGACAATGGCGGCTACGTTACTTCTTGCCAGGAAATGGGAATTAA